In one Paraburkholderia megapolitana genomic region, the following are encoded:
- a CDS encoding phosphonate degradation HD-domain oxygenase yields MALNLDDIRVLFERHGNLAYSGEPVTQLEHALQSGALAEQEGASDELVAAAFLHDLGHLLNRQGDTPSARGVDDLHQYFALPFLRAVLPEAVLEPIRLHVDAKRCLCAIDHSYFNCLSVDSVRSLELQGGVFSPEEAQAFLSKPYAPDALRVRKWDDRAKVKSRKTPDIEHFLGVVERVMERYVPA; encoded by the coding sequence ATGGCTTTGAATCTTGACGATATTCGTGTGTTGTTCGAACGGCACGGCAATCTGGCGTATAGCGGCGAGCCAGTGACGCAGCTTGAGCATGCATTGCAAAGCGGTGCGCTTGCAGAGCAGGAAGGTGCCAGCGACGAGCTGGTTGCCGCTGCGTTTCTGCATGATCTGGGTCATTTGTTGAACCGGCAGGGCGATACGCCGAGTGCGCGCGGTGTCGACGATCTGCATCAGTACTTTGCGCTGCCTTTTCTGCGAGCGGTGTTGCCGGAGGCGGTCCTTGAGCCGATCCGGCTGCACGTCGATGCAAAGCGCTGCCTGTGCGCGATCGATCATAGTTACTTCAACTGTCTGAGCGTGGATTCCGTGCGCAGTCTCGAACTGCAGGGCGGTGTGTTTAGCCCCGAAGAGGCGCAGGCCTTCTTGAGCAAACCATACGCGCCGGATGCGCTGCGCGTGCGCAAGTGGGACGATCGCGCGAAAGTGAAGAGTCGCAAGACGCCCGATATCGAGCACTTTCTCGGTGTAGTTGAACGGGTGATGGAGCGGTACGTTCCTGCTTAG
- the phnV gene encoding 2-aminoethylphosphonate ABC transport system, membrane component PhnV, producing the protein MAVDLDPTVLPVMHRRARPVQRSLGVRLIGSVLLGLAALACFWLFVLPVIVVALSSVASHWSGTILPDGFSTRWFERLGSSDFDALTTSLEIGFGVGVLGTVLGLWLALALEGRDRRGLGALVDTIAMVPNGVPSVVLGLAVLIAYHKKPLDLSSSAAIVVFVQLALVLPFCYRCAAAALRPELTILREAAASLGAPPSMVLRRVVLPQLVPAIRASLALGFALSLGELGATLTVYPPGFATVPIVVVGQVERGYYLPASALSLILLLVSLAALLLIAARVPKRRAD; encoded by the coding sequence ATGGCCGTCGATCTCGACCCGACCGTATTGCCCGTCATGCACCGGCGCGCGCGTCCTGTACAGCGCAGCCTCGGCGTGCGGCTGATCGGCAGCGTGTTGCTGGGGCTGGCGGCGCTCGCGTGTTTCTGGCTCTTCGTGCTGCCCGTGATCGTCGTTGCGCTGTCGAGTGTTGCGTCGCACTGGTCCGGCACGATCCTGCCTGATGGCTTCAGTACACGCTGGTTCGAACGCCTCGGCTCGAGCGACTTCGATGCGCTGACAACCAGCCTCGAAATCGGCTTCGGTGTCGGCGTGCTCGGTACCGTGCTTGGGCTATGGCTCGCGCTGGCGCTCGAAGGTCGTGACCGGCGTGGACTCGGCGCGCTTGTCGATACGATTGCGATGGTGCCGAACGGCGTGCCGAGTGTCGTGCTCGGGCTCGCGGTACTGATTGCGTATCACAAGAAGCCGCTCGATCTGTCGAGTTCGGCTGCAATCGTCGTGTTCGTGCAGCTCGCGCTCGTGTTGCCGTTTTGTTATCGCTGCGCGGCCGCGGCGTTGCGCCCCGAGTTGACCATCTTGCGCGAAGCGGCGGCGAGCCTCGGTGCACCGCCGTCGATGGTGTTGCGCCGGGTCGTACTGCCGCAACTCGTGCCGGCGATCCGCGCGAGTCTTGCGCTTGGTTTTGCACTGTCGCTCGGCGAACTGGGCGCAACGCTGACGGTTTATCCGCCGGGCTTCGCCACGGTGCCGATCGTCGTCGTCGGCCAGGTCGAGCGCGGGTACTACCTGCCGGCTTCAGCTCTTTCACTGATTCTGCTGCTCGTGTCATTGGCCGCGCTGCTGCTGATCGCCGCACGCGTGCCGAAGCGTCGCGCCGACTGA
- a CDS encoding phosphonate utilization associated transcriptional regulator: MTENMQNAVVSPRVDPIDVVRRQSLTALVRDEIERHIIEGALAPGDKLNEADWAARLQVSRGPVREAFRALEQAGLVHTEKNRGVFVRVVSLAEADEIYAVRAVLEEAACRMLAPRIDAAQLAVLRSHVDAMRDAFDAQDHDAYARGNVAFHDAIVALAGNGKLYETYRRLVGELSLFRRAALVARDDSMRRSLAEHRAILTALASRDATHAAALMHAHVNGGRQRAHEAYEPAGQQAVESLPVTLDEPRT, from the coding sequence ATGACCGAAAATATGCAAAACGCTGTTGTTAGCCCTCGCGTCGATCCGATCGACGTTGTGCGCAGGCAGTCGCTGACGGCATTGGTGCGCGACGAGATCGAGCGTCACATCATCGAAGGCGCGCTGGCGCCGGGCGACAAGCTGAACGAAGCCGACTGGGCTGCGCGGTTGCAGGTGTCGCGTGGGCCGGTGCGTGAAGCGTTTCGCGCGCTGGAGCAGGCGGGCCTCGTACACACCGAGAAGAATCGCGGCGTGTTTGTACGGGTGGTGTCGCTGGCGGAAGCCGACGAGATCTATGCGGTGCGGGCGGTGCTCGAAGAGGCGGCGTGCAGGATGCTGGCGCCGCGCATCGACGCCGCGCAACTCGCGGTGCTTAGAAGCCACGTCGATGCGATGCGCGACGCGTTCGATGCGCAGGATCACGACGCCTACGCGCGCGGCAACGTCGCGTTTCACGACGCGATCGTCGCACTGGCAGGCAACGGGAAACTGTACGAGACGTATCGGCGGCTGGTCGGCGAGTTGAGCCTGTTTCGCCGGGCTGCGCTGGTGGCACGCGACGACTCGATGCGCCGCTCGCTCGCCGAGCATCGCGCGATTTTGACGGCACTTGCCTCGCGCGATGCCACGCACGCCGCAGCACTGATGCATGCGCACGTGAATGGCGGTCGGCAGCGTGCGCACGAAGCTTATGAACCGGCCGGACAGCAGGCTGTGGAGTCGCTACCGGTCACGCTTGATGAACCGCGCACCTGA
- the phnY gene encoding phosphonoacetaldehyde dehydrogenase: protein MNAILTDHPAFRAEALRLQGERVTRERVLDVFDPYTRTRVGTVPLASVEDVRAAFTYAASYQAKLTRYERSQILERAAALLRERTEAASDLISLESGLSKQDSRYEIGRVADVFKFASIEALRDDGQSFSCDLTPHGKKRRVFTQREPLAGVIVAITPFNHPMNQVAHKIAPAIATNNRVILKPSEKVPLSAFYLADLLYEAGLPEPMLQVLTGDPREIADELVTNPLADLVTFTGGVAIGKHIAARAGYRRVVLELGGNDPLIVLEDADLERAASLAVQGSYKNSGQRCTAVKRILVQKSIAAQFTELVVEKTRAWSYGDPFDPSNQMGTVIDEAAAQQFQARVDAAVAQGARLLVGNTRKGALYAPTVVDRVDPSMTLVREETFGPVSPILTFDTLDDAIRISNGTPFGLSSGVCTNRQDAITRFVNELRVGTVNVWEVPGYRVELTPFGGIKDSGLGYKEGVQEAMKSFTNLKTFSLPWE, encoded by the coding sequence ATGAACGCGATCCTCACCGACCATCCCGCGTTTCGTGCAGAAGCGCTGCGTTTGCAAGGCGAACGGGTGACGCGTGAGCGGGTGCTCGACGTCTTCGATCCGTACACGCGCACGCGTGTCGGTACGGTGCCGCTCGCGAGTGTTGAAGACGTGCGTGCGGCATTCACCTATGCCGCGTCGTATCAGGCGAAGCTCACACGCTACGAGCGTTCGCAGATTCTCGAGCGCGCCGCGGCATTGCTGCGCGAACGTACGGAAGCGGCGTCCGATCTGATCTCGCTCGAGTCCGGTTTGTCGAAACAGGATTCGCGTTACGAGATCGGCCGGGTGGCGGATGTATTCAAGTTTGCCTCGATCGAAGCGCTGCGCGACGACGGTCAGAGTTTTTCCTGCGATCTGACACCGCATGGCAAGAAGCGTCGGGTGTTCACGCAGCGCGAGCCGCTTGCGGGTGTGATCGTTGCAATCACACCGTTCAATCACCCGATGAACCAGGTCGCGCACAAGATCGCACCGGCTATTGCGACGAACAATCGCGTCATTCTGAAGCCGTCGGAGAAAGTGCCGCTGTCGGCGTTCTATCTGGCTGACCTCCTGTATGAGGCCGGTCTGCCCGAACCGATGCTGCAGGTGCTGACCGGCGATCCGCGGGAAATCGCCGATGAACTCGTGACCAATCCGCTTGCGGATCTCGTGACGTTCACCGGTGGTGTCGCAATCGGCAAGCACATCGCGGCCAGGGCCGGTTACCGGCGCGTGGTGCTGGAACTTGGCGGTAACGATCCGTTGATCGTGCTCGAAGACGCCGATCTCGAACGTGCAGCTTCGCTTGCAGTGCAGGGCTCGTACAAGAATTCGGGGCAACGCTGTACCGCAGTCAAGCGGATCCTCGTGCAAAAGAGCATCGCGGCGCAGTTCACCGAACTCGTTGTCGAGAAGACGCGAGCGTGGTCGTACGGCGATCCGTTCGATCCGTCGAACCAGATGGGCACGGTCATCGACGAGGCGGCGGCGCAGCAGTTTCAGGCGCGCGTCGATGCGGCGGTGGCGCAGGGTGCGCGACTGCTGGTGGGCAATACGCGCAAGGGCGCGCTGTATGCGCCGACGGTGGTCGACCGCGTCGATCCGTCGATGACACTGGTTCGCGAGGAGACATTCGGACCGGTATCGCCGATTCTCACATTCGATACGCTCGATGACGCGATCCGCATCAGCAACGGGACGCCGTTCGGGTTGTCGTCCGGTGTGTGCACGAACCGGCAGGATGCGATCACGCGTTTCGTCAACGAGTTGCGGGTTGGGACGGTGAACGTTTGGGAAGTGCCGGGTTACCGGGTCGAGCTGACGCCGTTCGGCGGCATCAAGGATTCGGGGCTGGGTTACAAGGAAGGCGTGCAGGAGGCAATGAAGAGCTTCACGAACCTGAAGACTTTCTCGTTGCCCTGGGAGTAG
- the phnA gene encoding phosphonoacetate hydrolase, protein MLTYSERTIEVNGRGYRLPAQRTVVVCVDGCEYDYLEAAVAAGVAPFLGKMLHGGAAFKGDCVIPSFTNPNNLSIVCGVPPSVHGICGNYFWDPQANGGKGAEVMMNDPAYLRAGTLLAAAAEAGASVAVVTAKDKLRRLLGWQLKGICFSAEKADTATLEENGIDGLLDLVGMPLPDVYSAALSEFVFAAGVRLAQTRDVDLMYLSTTDYVQHKWAPGTEGANAFYAMMDRYLAQLDALGWVIGLTADHGMNAKHDPQTGEPNVIYLQDVMDEWLGERAARVILPITDPYVVHHGALGSFATIYLPHDVDVAQTIERLRGIEGVEVVLDNRAACERFELPNDRVGDIVVVGTRNVALGTRANEHDLSGLTVPLRSHGGLSEQTVPLIFNRSIVDVDAGKRLRNFDVFDLALNHVVAS, encoded by the coding sequence ATGCTTACTTATTCCGAACGCACGATCGAAGTCAACGGCCGCGGCTACCGTTTGCCCGCACAACGCACGGTGGTCGTCTGCGTCGACGGTTGCGAATACGACTATCTTGAAGCGGCGGTGGCGGCGGGCGTCGCGCCGTTTCTCGGCAAGATGCTGCACGGCGGCGCGGCGTTCAAGGGCGACTGCGTCATCCCGTCGTTCACCAACCCGAACAATCTGTCGATCGTCTGCGGCGTGCCGCCGTCGGTGCATGGCATCTGCGGCAACTACTTCTGGGATCCGCAGGCGAACGGCGGCAAGGGCGCCGAGGTAATGATGAACGACCCGGCGTATCTGCGCGCGGGGACGTTGCTGGCCGCGGCAGCTGAAGCGGGCGCGTCGGTGGCTGTCGTGACGGCGAAGGACAAACTGCGTCGCCTGCTTGGCTGGCAGCTCAAGGGTATTTGTTTCTCGGCGGAGAAAGCCGATACGGCGACGCTCGAGGAAAACGGTATCGACGGGCTGCTCGACCTGGTCGGTATGCCGCTTCCGGACGTATATAGCGCCGCGCTGTCGGAGTTCGTGTTTGCCGCGGGCGTGCGGCTCGCGCAGACGCGCGACGTCGATCTGATGTACCTGTCCACCACGGATTACGTGCAGCACAAATGGGCGCCCGGCACCGAAGGTGCGAATGCGTTCTACGCGATGATGGATCGCTATCTCGCGCAACTCGATGCGCTCGGCTGGGTAATCGGACTCACCGCCGATCACGGCATGAACGCCAAGCACGATCCGCAGACGGGCGAGCCGAACGTGATCTATCTGCAGGACGTGATGGACGAATGGCTCGGCGAGCGCGCAGCACGTGTGATCCTGCCGATCACCGATCCTTACGTCGTGCATCACGGCGCACTCGGTTCGTTTGCCACGATCTACCTGCCGCACGATGTCGATGTGGCGCAGACGATCGAACGTCTGCGCGGTATCGAAGGCGTCGAGGTCGTGCTAGACAATCGCGCCGCTTGCGAGCGCTTCGAGCTGCCGAACGACCGCGTCGGCGATATCGTCGTGGTCGGTACGCGCAACGTGGCGCTCGGTACACGCGCTAATGAACACGATTTGTCCGGCCTCACCGTACCGCTGCGCTCGCACGGTGGATTGTCGGAACAGACTGTGCCACTGATTTTCAACCGGTCGATCGTCGATGTGGATGCGGGCAAGCGGCTGCGCAACTTCGATGTGTTCGACCTTGCGCTGAATCACGTGGTGGCGTCATGA